Part of the Pseudarthrobacter sp. NBSH8 genome is shown below.
CTATGAGGCGGATGACATCCTGGCCACCCTCGCGGCCATGGGGGAAAAGGCAGGCTTTGAAGTCCTGCTCGTCTCGGGCGACCGCGACGCCTTCCAGCTGATCACGGACAACGTTTTTGTGCTCTACCCGAGGAAGGGCGTCAGCGACATCCCCCGGATGGACGCGGCCGCCATCCAGGAGAAGTATTTTGTGACGCCCGCCCAGTATTCGGACCTTGCCGCGTTGGTGGGGGAGACCGCGGACAACCTCCCGGGTGTTCCGGGCGTCGGCCCCAAGACTGCGGCAAAGTGGATCAACCTTTACGGCGGTCTCGAGGGCGTCCTCGAGCACCTGGACGCCATCGGTGGAAAAGTAGGGGACTCCCTGCGCGCCAACGTCGAGGACGTCAGGCGTAACCGGCGGTTGAACAGGCTCCACACCGACCTCGATCTCCCGCTCACGCTGGACGACCTCGCCGAACCGCGCCCGGACGAGGCCGCCCTGGAGACGCTGTTCGACGAGCTCGAATTCAAGACCATCCGTACCCGCCTCTTTGCCCTGTACGGCAGCGAGCAAGTGGAATCCGCGGAGCGCGAAAGCATCGCCACTCCGGACTTCGTGACTCCGGCCGGGGCAGCCGAGCTGGGCGCTTTCCTGGCGGCTGGCGCTGGCAAGTCATCGGCAGTCGCCGTCGACCTGGTGCCAGGGAGAATCGGTGAGGACGCCTCCGCACTGGCCATCGTCCGTGACGACGCCGCCGTCTACATCGACCTCGCCAGCCAGGACGCCGCCGCCGAAAATGTCCTCGCGGACTGGCTGCGCGATGAAAACTCCCCGAAGGTCATGCACGGCTACAAGGCCGCGCTGAAGGCCCTGTCCACCCGTGGCCTGGGCCTGGAGGGAGTGGTGGATGACACCTCAATCTCCGGCTACCTCATCCAGCCGGACCGCCGCACCTATGAACTCGCGGAGCTGGCCCAGCACCACCTCAACGTCAGTGTGCCGTCGGAGACCTCAAAGGCGGGCCAGCTGGAGCTGGCGTTCGACGGCGACGACGCCGCCGCTGCCGGTGCCCTGGTCCAGGTGGCGGCCGTGGTCCAGGCCCTGAGCCGACACTTCGAATCAGAACTCACCGAACGCAAGGCCGGGGACCTGCTGACCACCCTCGAGCTGCCCGTCAGCCGCGTGCTGGCCGACATGGAAACCGCAGGCATCGCCATCGACCTGCCGCGCATGGACGAGCAGATCGCCGATCTGGCCAAGGTGATCGACAACGCGCAGGAACTTGCCTTCGCCGCGATCGGCCACGAGGTTAATCTCGGATCGCCGAAGCAGCTGCAGACCGTACTCTTTGATGAACTCGAGCTGCCGAAAACCAAGAAGATCAAGTCCGGCTACACCACCGATGCCGCGTCGTTGAAGAACCTCCTTGAAAAGACCGGGCATGAATTCCTGGTCCAGCTGATGGCGCACCGGGAGTCCTCGAAGCTGCGCCAGATGCTGGAGTCACTCAAGAAGTCCGTGACCGAAGACGGCCGGATCCACACCACCTATGCGCAGAATGTGGCAGCGACGGGCCGCATCTCCTCGAACAACCCGAACCTGCAGAACATCCCCATCCGCAGCGAGGAAGGCCGGCGTGTCCGTGGCATCTTTGTCGTCAGTGACGGCTACGAATGCCTGCTGTCCGCGGACTACTCGCAGATCGAAATGCGGATCATGGCGCACCTTTCGGGAGATGCAGGCCTGATCCAGGCGTACCAGGACGGCGAAGACCTCCACCGGTTTGTGGGCTCGAACATCTTCCACGTGCCGACGGAGGAAGTCACCAGCGCCATGCGTTCCAAGGTCAAGGCCATGTCGTACGGACTCGCCTATGGCCTGACCTCGTTCGGCCTGTCCAAGCAGTTGGAAATTTCCGTGGACGAGGCCCGCACCCTGATGAAGGACTACTTCGACCGGTTCGGCGCCGTCCGCGACTACCTTCGCGGCGTGGTGGACCAGGCCCGGGTGGACGGATACACGGCCACCATCGAGGGTCGTCGCCGTTACCTGCCGGACCTCACCAGCACGGACCGGCAGCTGCGCGAAAACGCGGAGCGCATCGCCCTGAACTCACCCATCCAGGGATCGGCCGCGGACATCATCAAGCGCGCCATGCTGGGCGTGCACGCTGAACTGGCGGCCCAGGGACTGAAGTCGCGCATGCTGCTGCAGGTCCACGACGAACTGGTGCTGGAAGTCGCCGCCGGTGAGCGGGAAGCGGTGGAGAAGCTCGTCACAGAGCAGATGGGCTCTGCCGCGGACCTCACCGTCCCGCTGGATGTCCAGATCGGCGTGGGCCCCAGCTGGTACGACGCCGGCCACTAGGAACGGGCTGCTGGGACGGGACGGCTGGAAACGAACTGGGCGGGGCACGATGGACAAGTACGACGTCAAGAAACAGTTCAAGGATCTGTACGCGCCCCGGGCCCGGGACTTCGAAGTGGTCACCGTCCCGCCAATGAACTACCTGGGGTGGCTTGTGAAAAAGTGAAATATCCGACGCTAAGGTTTTTTCGGGCGGCGTAGTGGCCTGTATTTGCCGGTTTTGATGTGGTTCGCGCGGGGCCAGGTGTAGTCGCCGGTGAGGTTGATGTGTTCCCAGCCCAGGGGTGAGTGGAACCGCAGGAGGTCGGGATCGACGTGGCCGCCGTTGCTGGTCAGGGTGGTGATGGTGCGGTTGAGGTAGACGGTGTTCCAGAGGACGATGGCTGCGGTGAGAAGGTTCAGCCCGCTGGCGCGGTAGCGCTGCTGTTCGAAGGAGCGGTCGCGGATTTCGCCGAGCCGGTTGAAGAA
Proteins encoded:
- the polA gene encoding DNA polymerase I, with translation MAFRAFFALPADKFSTANGQHTNAIHGFTSMLINLIKEQKPTHICVAFDVSDDTTHRKAEYSEYKGGRNETPREMSGQIDLIDKVMEAWGIKTIKLPGYEADDILATLAAMGEKAGFEVLLVSGDRDAFQLITDNVFVLYPRKGVSDIPRMDAAAIQEKYFVTPAQYSDLAALVGETADNLPGVPGVGPKTAAKWINLYGGLEGVLEHLDAIGGKVGDSLRANVEDVRRNRRLNRLHTDLDLPLTLDDLAEPRPDEAALETLFDELEFKTIRTRLFALYGSEQVESAERESIATPDFVTPAGAAELGAFLAAGAGKSSAVAVDLVPGRIGEDASALAIVRDDAAVYIDLASQDAAAENVLADWLRDENSPKVMHGYKAALKALSTRGLGLEGVVDDTSISGYLIQPDRRTYELAELAQHHLNVSVPSETSKAGQLELAFDGDDAAAAGALVQVAAVVQALSRHFESELTERKAGDLLTTLELPVSRVLADMETAGIAIDLPRMDEQIADLAKVIDNAQELAFAAIGHEVNLGSPKQLQTVLFDELELPKTKKIKSGYTTDAASLKNLLEKTGHEFLVQLMAHRESSKLRQMLESLKKSVTEDGRIHTTYAQNVAATGRISSNNPNLQNIPIRSEEGRRVRGIFVVSDGYECLLSADYSQIEMRIMAHLSGDAGLIQAYQDGEDLHRFVGSNIFHVPTEEVTSAMRSKVKAMSYGLAYGLTSFGLSKQLEISVDEARTLMKDYFDRFGAVRDYLRGVVDQARVDGYTATIEGRRRYLPDLTSTDRQLRENAERIALNSPIQGSAADIIKRAMLGVHAELAAQGLKSRMLLQVHDELVLEVAAGEREAVEKLVTEQMGSAADLTVPLDVQIGVGPSWYDAGH